One genomic region from bacterium Unc6 encodes:
- a CDS encoding cupin, translating to MVLKLVVGRTVINKKTGNVTLFAFDKEQGLSEHTAPYDALMQVIDGKVEIKISEKQHNLKSGQIIIMPAGSFYSLKAITSLKMLLTMIRSKK from the coding sequence ATGGTCTTAAAATTGGTTGTAGGTAGAACAGTTATTAACAAGAAAACAGGAAATGTTACGCTTTTTGCATTTGATAAAGAACAGGGATTAAGTGAGCATACCGCTCCTTATGATGCACTGATGCAGGTTATTGACGGTAAAGTTGAGATTAAAATATCCGAGAAACAACATAATCTAAAATCAGGACAGATAATAATTATGCCAGCCGGCAGTTTTTATTCTTTGAAAGCAATTACAAGCCTTAAAATGTTGTTAACAATGATAAGGTCAAAAAAATAA
- a CDS encoding ribosomal subunit interface protein, translated as MNVNITGRHFVVSDGLRQHIQARVEKLEHHFNRIVEAHVILSVEKFRTTAEVILSGRHLHIVCKETTGQMYSSIDKVMHIIEKRLTRFRDKVREHKARRYSKSTQKGQRLLNKIVGTGLLIEKQLPPSNLMTISDAIIQMETEAKDILAFKNKEDGKIHIVHKRDDGTYGMYEGSVN; from the coding sequence TTGAATGTAAATATTACAGGAAGGCATTTTGTTGTTTCAGATGGCTTACGGCAACATATACAGGCTCGTGTGGAGAAGCTGGAACACCATTTTAACAGAATTGTTGAAGCACATGTGATTCTTTCAGTAGAAAAGTTCAGAACAACAGCTGAGGTTATATTAAGTGGCAGGCATCTTCATATTGTGTGCAAAGAGACCACAGGCCAGATGTATTCATCTATTGATAAGGTGATGCACATAATAGAAAAACGGCTTACAAGATTTAGGGATAAGGTAAGAGAACATAAAGCAAGAAGGTACTCAAAATCAACACAAAAAGGACAAAGACTGTTGAACAAGATAGTGGGCACAGGTCTTCTTATAGAAAAACAATTACCACCGTCAAATCTTATGACCATCAGCGATGCAATAATTCAAATGGAAACAGAGGCCAAAGATATACTTGCGTTTAAAAACAAAGAGGATGGGAAGATTCATATTGTCCATAAAAGAGATGATGGAACATATGGAATGTACGAAGGAAGCGTAAATTAG
- a CDS encoding phosphoenolpyruvate--protein phosphotransferase translates to MENVMFKGMPASPGIAEGKVFVVGKEKKISVLPKPISDADIHLEIAKFENALLKTREEIENIQKHIQTQTGTEHAEIFEAHLLLLEDRMLIEEVVMRLRNEKVCVEYIVSDIMEKYARAFSELEDEYMRERISDIEDVSKRILRKLFNIEKKTLKNLSEPAIIIAHDVSPSDIAVMPKDKALGFATETGSRTSHTAIMARGLEIPAVVGIEHITNDIQQDDWVILDGNRGVIYINPDSFIRTKYEEEKIRLKEFEKELFSLHDLSSKTKDDFKIVLAGNIELPEEVSSVFTYGGEGIGLYRTEFLYLNRKDLPTEEEHYESYKRIAAAFTPVHIIIRTLDLGGDKVAPQMNIPPESNPYMGWRAIRFCLAVPGIFKMQLKGILRASFLGNIKIMYPMVSDVEEVIKAGRLLQDAKDELDAKGLPYDKDIEVGVMIETPAAVMTADIIAPYVKFFSIGTNDLIQYSLAIDRANEKVAYLYKPAHPGVIRMIKNVIDIGHKNGIWVGMCGEMASEPLYSILLIGLGLDQLSVSPIMIPEIKKIIRSTTIQEAKQIADTCLGMNDSEQIESFLKEKLKPIIPKIATDWG, encoded by the coding sequence ATGGAAAATGTTATGTTTAAAGGTATGCCGGCATCTCCTGGCATTGCGGAGGGTAAGGTTTTTGTTGTCGGGAAAGAAAAAAAAATATCTGTTTTGCCCAAACCCATTTCTGATGCGGATATACATCTTGAAATTGCAAAATTTGAAAATGCACTTCTTAAAACAAGAGAAGAAATAGAAAATATACAGAAACATATTCAGACACAGACCGGAACTGAACATGCTGAGATATTTGAGGCCCATCTTTTGCTTCTTGAAGATAGGATGCTCATTGAAGAGGTTGTTATGCGGTTAAGAAATGAAAAGGTTTGTGTAGAATATATAGTTTCAGATATTATGGAAAAATATGCCAGGGCATTTTCGGAACTTGAAGATGAATATATGAGGGAAAGAATATCTGATATAGAAGATGTCAGTAAAAGGATTTTAAGAAAACTTTTCAATATAGAAAAAAAAACCCTTAAAAATTTAAGTGAGCCAGCCATTATTATAGCACATGATGTTTCTCCGTCTGATATTGCCGTAATGCCAAAAGACAAGGCACTGGGTTTTGCCACAGAAACCGGCTCAAGGACATCACATACTGCCATTATGGCAAGAGGATTGGAGATACCAGCAGTTGTTGGTATTGAGCATATTACGAACGACATACAACAGGATGATTGGGTCATATTAGACGGCAATCGTGGGGTCATATATATCAATCCTGATTCTTTTATAAGAACAAAATATGAAGAAGAAAAAATAAGACTTAAAGAGTTTGAAAAAGAACTTTTTTCTTTACATGATTTATCCTCTAAGACAAAAGATGATTTTAAGATAGTCCTTGCGGGAAATATTGAACTTCCTGAAGAAGTATCATCTGTTTTTACATACGGAGGAGAAGGGATAGGACTTTATAGAACAGAGTTTTTATATTTAAACAGAAAAGATCTTCCCACAGAAGAAGAACACTATGAATCTTATAAGAGAATTGCTGCCGCATTTACGCCTGTCCATATAATAATAAGAACACTTGATTTAGGAGGAGATAAGGTTGCTCCCCAGATGAATATCCCCCCTGAATCAAATCCATACATGGGATGGAGGGCAATAAGATTCTGTTTAGCGGTTCCTGGTATATTTAAGATGCAGTTAAAAGGGATATTAAGAGCATCCTTTTTGGGAAATATTAAAATAATGTATCCTATGGTTTCTGATGTTGAAGAGGTTATCAAAGCAGGCAGACTACTTCAAGATGCAAAAGATGAATTAGATGCAAAAGGTCTACCATATGATAAAGATATAGAGGTCGGAGTGATGATAGAAACCCCCGCTGCTGTGATGACAGCAGACATTATAGCCCCTTATGTAAAATTTTTTAGTATCGGGACAAATGACCTGATACAGTATTCGCTTGCAATTGACAGAGCAAACGAAAAAGTAGCATATCTTTACAAACCAGCACATCCGGGTGTTATCAGGATGATTAAAAATGTTATTGATATAGGACATAAAAATGGTATCTGGGTTGGGATGTGCGGTGAGATGGCAAGCGAGCCGCTGTATAGTATTCTTCTTATAGGTCTTGGTCTTGACCAATTAAGTGTAAGTCCTATTATGATACCTGAAATTAAAAAGATTATTCGTTCTACAACAATACAGGAAGCAAAACAGATAGCAGACACCTGCCTTGGTATGAATGATTCGGAACAGATAGAAAGTTTTTTGAAAGAAAAACTAAAACCAATCATACCGAAGATTGCAACAGATTGGGGTTAA